In one window of Nothobranchius furzeri strain GRZ-AD chromosome 11, NfurGRZ-RIMD1, whole genome shotgun sequence DNA:
- the aire gene encoding autoimmune regulator, giving the protein MSRVEVFRESNLQALLREIRTDIAMAVDDSFPLVHGLADKNIITEKLLKDTLEKESSEGIHKAVYFLLSWVLEQSMPTIRAFWSNLSKDYNADSYPRLQNLLANLRSSQDAPKPIITNHSKKRRHKDRGANSQQSQYQSKKNDGTGSKVKLYRVKSDARTPENVSSLGLQVVSSSAQRGAPLSSSSTLSPDPSVRCEKKEKIKIKREYALDGLSRKCIKVPEVFYAQCLADETKSEMSARTSFNHQGETAASMSHCNDDECAVCKDGGELICCDGCPRAFHLACLKPPLSSLPIGSWRCEWCCRHRLKREDVPQPLKIQTLSAQPQQTNTTSSISMTGGLFCSAPSFSITSVTTSLNVSGDRNQQSGGELVGEMEVCEVCHHGGGDLTHCLQCLKCFHTHCHFSKGRSICVSCRQPWCSAAEKEAEARGLQVTKNVQNTLSQDQSSFMSEPVVNKEELDSILGDHGSLEGLMQWAFHNIPQPLPDSQGCYQ; this is encoded by the exons ATGTCCAGAGTGGAGGTGTTCAGGGAATCCAACCTTCAGGCTTTACTGAGGGAAATTCGCACTGATATCGCCATGGCTGTGGATGATTCTTTCCCTCTTGTTCACGGCTTGGCTGATAAAAATATCATCACCGAGAAGCTGCTGAAG GACACTTTGGAGAAGGAGAGCAGTGAGGGGATTCACAAAGCTGTGTACTTCCTCCTCTCCTGGGTGTTGGAGCAGAGCATGCCCACTATCCGGGCTTTCTGGAGCAACTTATCCAAAGACTACAATGCGGACAGTTATCCCAGGCTGCAGAATCTCCTCGCTAACCTGCGATCCA GCCAGGATGCTCCAAAGCCAATCATAACCAATCACAGCAAGAAGAGGAGACACAAGGACAGAGGAGCAAACTCCCAGCAATCACAGTATCAGTCCAAGAAAAACGATGGCACAG GGAGTAAAGTTAAGTTATACAGAGTGAAGAGTGATGCTCGCACACCTGAAAATg TGTCCTCCTTAGGTCTGCAGGTGGTGTCCTCCTCAGCCCAGAGAGGAGCCCCactttcctcctcctccaccttgtCACCAGATCCATCTGTCAGGtgtgagaaaaaagaaaagataaaGATCAAACGAGAGTACGCATTAGACG GTTTGAGCAGGAAGTGCATCAAAGTTCCTGAAGTGTTTTATGCTCAGTGTTTAGCAGATGAGACAAAAAGTGAAATGTCTGCCAGGACCTCATTTAACCACCAGGGGGAGACTGCTGCAAGCATG AGTCACTGTAATGATGACGAGTGTGCTGTGTGTAAAGATGGCGGGGAGCTGATCTGTTGTGATGGTTGCCCTCGAGCCTTCCATCTGGCCTGTCTCAAGCCTCCTCTATCTTCCCTACCCAT CGGCTCTTGGCGGTGTGAGTGGTGCTGTAGACACAGACTGAAGAGAGAGGATGTCCCACAACCTTTAAAG ATTCAGACTCTTTCAGCCCAGCCTCAGCAAACAAACACAACCTCCAGTATCTCAATGACAGGCGGTTTATTCTGCTCCGCTCCATCATTCTCCATCACCAGCGTTACAACCTCTCTGAACGTGTCAGGTGACAGAAACCAG CAGTCAGGTGGAGAGCTGGTTGGTGAGATGGAGGTTTGTGAAGTTTGTCACCATGGAGGAGGAGATCTGACACACTGCCTTCAGTGTTTGAAGTGTTTCCACACACACTGCCACTTTTCCAA AGGGAGATCCATCTGCGTGTCCTGCCGCCAGCCATGGTGCAGCGCTGCAGAGAAAGAGGCTGAGGCCAGAGGGCTGCAG GTCACAAAAAATGTCCAAAACACACTCAGTCAAGATCAGAGCTCCTTCATGTCCGAGCCGGTTGTCAATAAAGAGGAACTGGACTCCATCCTGGGAGAC CATGGCTCCCTTGAAGGCCTGATGCAGTGGGCTTTTCACAACATCCCCCAGCCTCTTCCAGACTCTCAGGGATGCTACCAGTGA